From a single Ischnura elegans chromosome 7, ioIscEleg1.1, whole genome shotgun sequence genomic region:
- the LOC124162831 gene encoding uncharacterized protein LOC124162831, with protein sequence MTADQNATQAHKGRKMKVQARLVDAIGGAKPAEMLPLEWVKPPPEALAIDGATIAVVLQLVALVAFLFLIIVFSEVPVRIAEASRYFHRYRKQRKTNDQHSEEMKDEIKAPANDVKESEDEVPRPNFAPAFLAVWFQYYLTIRSKFLAAVEGKSFNKQRVSLNESS encoded by the exons ATGACCGCGGACCAGAACGCGACCCAGGCGCACAAGGGGAGGAAGATGAAGGTGCAAGCGCGACTCGTCGACGCCATTGGCGGAGCGAAGCCGGCTGAGATGTTGCCGCTGGAATGGGTGAAGCCTCCGCCAGAGGCCCTGGCGATCGACGGCGCCACCATCGCCGTCGTCCTGCAGCTGGTCGCCCTCGTCGCTTTTCTCTTCCTCATCATCGTTTTCTCGGAAGTTCCGGTCCGCATTGCGGAAGCTTCTCGCTATTTCCACAGGTACAGGAAGCAGCGGAAGACGAAC GACCAACACTCGGAAGAGATGAAAGATGAAATCAAAGCACCAGCAAATGACGTGAAAGAAAGTGAGGACGAGGTTCCGAGGCCAAATTTCGCCCCTGCTTTCTTGGCCGTGTGGTTTCAATACTACCTCACCATTCGCTCCAAATTCCTGGCCGCTGTCGAGGGAAAGAGTTTCAATAAGCAAAGAGTTTCATTGAACGAAAGTTCGTAA
- the LOC124162443 gene encoding balbiani ring protein 3-like produces the protein MSDESFSVGVKQPFISNAVRVCSRCVFTAVQGSLSHRQTAPSAPGNHRSHTAKRLTHASAAAMSPRLLLLLFAALACVVEAQLGDGATNRRQGNGNRRGPGSNRGRRGGGGPRRRAPNAGPSAVTVDPDPMPCRPRNASVPLPPAPPGKLYVPNCAVVERCSGCCSVEAIECVPRPGAKVAFAKWKTNEYIPDRNGRWRFNQVVTFEVEKHTKCTCGCKIRAEHCSALQTYDSSSCRCTCSNSDERRECSSPRYWDANSCSCKCPTATMACSTGSLMDTQSCQCITMDKIVEVLMVSKEPAKPDFYRF, from the exons ATGAGCGACGAATCCTTCTCGGTAGGAGTGAAACAACCGTTCATTTCCAACGCAGTCCGTGTGTGCAGCCGCTGTGTTTTCACTGCCGTTCAAGGGAGCTTATCGCACCGTCAGACCGCACCTTCCGCTCCCGGCAACCACCGCTCTCACACAGCAAAGCGCCTCACTCACGCATCCGCCGCCGCCATGTCGCCGCGCCTCCTGCTGCTGCTCTTCGCTGCTCTCGCGTGCGTGGTGGAGGCTCAACTCGGGGACGGCGCGACCAACAGGAGGCAGGGCAACGGCAACAGGAGGGGCCCCGGCAGCAATAGGGGTCGTCGGGGGGGCGGTGGTCCCCGGCGGAGGGCCCCAAACGCGGGGCCCTCGGCCGTGACCGTCGACCCAGACCCGATGCCGTGTCGCCCGCGCAATGCGTCCGTGCCGCTCCCTCCCGCGCCGCCGGGGAAGCTCTACGTGCCCAACTGCGCCGTCGTGGAGCGGTGTTCTGGGTGCTGCAGCGTCGAGGCCATCGAGTGCGTCCCGCGCCCGGGCGCCAAAGTGGCCTTCGCCAAGTGGAAG ACAAACGAATACATCCCGGATCGAAATGGGCGATGGAGGTTCAATCAAGTGGTCACATTCGAAGTTGAAAAGCACACCAAATGCACTTGCGGCTGCAAG ATTCGTGCGGAGCACTGCTCGGCCTTGCAGACGTACGACTCGTCCAGTTGCCGCTGCACGTGCAGCAACAGCGATGAGAGGCGGGAGTGTTCGTCGCCCAGATACTGGGACGCCAACTCGTGCTCTTGCAAGTGCCCCACGGCGACCATGGCCTGCTCGACCGGATCCCTCATGGACACGCAATCCTGCCA gtgtATTACCATGGACAAGATAGTTGAAGTGTTGATGGTGTCGAAAGAGCCAGCGAAGCCAGACTTTTACAGGTTTTGA